The region AGTAATACTTACCTTGGTATTAATGGGGCAAGTCTTAGAAGCTCGGGCACACAGTAAAACCAATGATGCCATAAAGGCCTTATTAAATCTAGCACCAAACGAGGCCACACGTGTAGTAGATGGAAAAGATGAGGTTGTTGCAATAGACATTATACAAGAAGGTGATCTATTACGTGTGAAGCCAGGCGGTAAAATTCCGGTAGATGGACATGTTCAAGAGGGGGTAAGTACCGTAGACGAATCTATGATTACTGGCGAACCTGTTCCTGTAACAAAACAGCAAGGCGATGCGGTAAGTGCCGGAACAATAAACGGTAAACAATCCTTTTTAATGCGTGCAGAAAAGGTGGGTAACGATACCTTATTATCTCAAATTATAGAACTGGTAAATACTGCCAGCCGTAGTCAAGCTCCTATTCAGAAATTAGCCGATAAAATATCTGGGTATTTTGTGCCAGTAGTGGTCGGTATTGCAGTGCTAACTTTTATATTATGGGCTGTATTCGGGCCAGAGCCAAGGTATGCCTATGCGTTTGTAAATGCCATTGCTGTCCTCATTATAGCTTGTCCCTGTGCGTTAGGGTTAGCAACACCCATGTCTGTTATGGTAGGAATTGGAAAAGGTGCCCAACAGGGTGTGCTAATTAAAAATGCAGAAGCCTTGCAGCGTTTACATGCCGTAAATACATTAATTATTGATAAAACCGGAACTATTACAGAAGGGAAACCATCGGTAGAAGCGGTTCAGAGCGTTTCTGAATCTTTAGATGAGACGACCATATTGCAATATATAGCCTCTTTAAACACACATAGTGAACACCCCCTTGCCGAAGCGACCCTAGCTTATGCCCAATCAAAATCTGTAACTCTACGTCCTGTAACCGATTTTAACGCCATATCTGGACAAGGTGTTACGGGTATAATAGATAATACATTTATGGCTTTAGGGAATGCTAAACTTATGGAGACTACAAATGCTACGGTTCCTACAGCGTTAGAAACTACGGTAACAAAAGCCCAAAAACAAGGAAAAACAGTATCTTATTTAGCAGTGAATGGTGCTGCGGTGGGCTGTGTTATAATTACAGATAAAATAAAATTTACGAGTAAACAAACGCTTAAAACCTTACAAGATTCTGGAATAGACGTTTTAATGTTAACTGGAGACAATGAAGATACTGCCCGCGCTGTAGCCGAAGAATTAGGATTAGCCCATTATAAAGGTAGTATGTTGCCGCAAGATAAATTAGCGGAAGTAGAACGGTTGCAGGCTGAAGGTAACATTGTAGCTATGGCGGGCGATGGTGTTAATGATGCGCCTGCGTTAGCAAAAAGTAATGTGGGTATTGCTATGGGTACTGGAACAGACGTGGCTATAGAAAGTGCAGAAATTACATTAGTAAAAGGGGATTTACATGGTATTTTAAAAGCACGTCATTTAAGTACGGCTGTCATGAAAAATATTAAACAAAACCTTTTCTTTGCTTTAGTATATAATAGCGTTGGGGTGCCCATTGCTGCAGGTATTTTATATCCCATTTTTGGGCTATTATTATCACCAATGATTGCCGCTTTAGCAATGAGTTTTAGTTCAGTTTCTGTAATTGCAAATGCATTACGTTTACGAACGACCAACATAAATTAAAATTAAAAAATTATGGAACAGTTAAAGACATATTTTAAAGAGAATACATATTCACGCTTTTTTTTAATGCTTGGAGCATCCTTTATTTGCATGTATGTTACCATGTACTTAAATACATATGCGATAGCGCATGTATACTTTAGTTTAACACGGTTTTACATGACGTGTTTAGGCATTTCTACAATGGCTATAATTATGTTGTTGTTTATGCTAAACATGTATAAGAACAAGGCTAAGAACAGTGCTATAATTATAGGGAGCATCGTGCTTTTTATGACGGCATTAACTTTGGTAAGAATGCAAAAACCATTAGTTGGAGATTTACTGTGGTTAAGAGCAATGATTCCGCATCATTCTATTGCTATTTTAACTAGTGAACGTGCAGATATTCAAGACCCAGAAGTGAAACAATTGGCTGAAGATATAATTGAAACACAACGCAAAGAGATTGAAACTATGAAGCTTATGATTAAACGTCTTGAACAGCAACAAAATGACTAAGAATTTTTTATATCTCGGTTTAGCTTTGGTCGTGGGTATTGGCCTTGGATATTTGTTCTTTAGCCAGTCGTCGGCTACAGATTCTGAAGTATCTCACGAGCATAATCAGGATCATTTACTAGGTGCAGAACAACAATGGACCTGTGCCATGCATCCACAAATTGTAAGAACCGAGCCTGGAGATTGCCCAATATGTGGCATGTCACTTATTCCTCTACAGCTGGAGAGCGATCGTATCTCACCACAGCAGTTTCAATTAACAGCACATGCCGCTGCTTTGGCAAATATTGAAACGACTACAGTTGGTGAGACCTGGTCGGGTGCTGCTCAGTTACAATTGTCTGGAACTATAGCTGTAAATGAAGATGAGGTGTTTGTGCAACCTGCCCATTTTAATGGGCGTATAGAAAAACTTTATGTCACTTCTGTAGGTCAACATATTACAAAAGGCCAGTTAGTGGCAAAAATATATTCTCCAGCCTTAATTAGTGCACAACAGGAATTAATCACGGCTTATAAGCTACGGGCTTCGCAACCCGATTTATATCTCGCTGTACGAAAGAAGTTTAAAAATTGGATGATTCACGACACGCAATTGCAAGAGATTGAGCATTCGGGTAGGGTTATTAATCCGTTTAATATCTATGCGCATGTCTCTGGAACAGTCTCTGAAATTACAGTAAAAGAAGGCGACCACATAATGGATGGCAATGCAATTTTTAAAGTGGCCAATTTAAAGACGGTTTGGGCTGAATTTGATGCTTACGAAAATCAGCTTCGCGATGTGTCGGTTGGGCAGGACGTAACAATAGCTACAAAAGCATATCCTAACCAAACGCATACGTCTAAAATTGCATTTATAGATCCTATTTTAAATGCCAACACAAGAACGGTAGCAGTACGCGTGGTTTTGAATAATACTGATCAAAAATTTAAACCAGGCATGTTTGTCTCTGGAATTATTTCTAGAGCACAACAGGAACCTTCGGAACTGTTAAGTATTCCTGCATCGGCAGTGCTATGGACAGGTAAACGGTCGGTAGTGTATTTAAAAATGCGCAACGATACACCTGTTTTTGAAATGCGCGAAATAGAACTAGGAGCAAAAGTAGGCGAAAATTACGACGTGCTAAACGGATTGCATCGTGGCGATGTTGTAGTCACACATGGTACATTTACTGTAGATGCAGCCGCACAATTACAAGGAAAGCCGTCTATGATGAATAAGCAGATGGATTTAAAATCCGATTCAATAACTGTTATTGATACCAAAATACATACGGTGCAATCTTTTGATGCTGTTCCTATAGCTTTTCAAAAAGAACTGGAAACCTTCCTATATTCCTATATTAATTTAAAAGATAAATTGGTGGCAAGCGATTTGGAATTGGCAACTAAACAGGCAAAACAGCTTTGGGAGCAATTACAAGCTATAGAGGCTACGGCTCTGTCTGCTCATCCAAAAATGCAGGAGACGTGGTTAACATTATCTCATCAAATGAAAAATGATATGGTTGATATTCAAAATGTTAAAGCCTTGTCGGAATTGCGTTCACAATTTTCTGTATTAAGCTTAGATTTAAAACAGCTAATTGAAACTTTTGGAATTTCGGTTCAAGTGTATGTGCAATATTGCCCTATGGCTAACAAAAATAGAGGTGGATATTGGTTGAGTTTATCTGAAGATATTTTAAATCCGTATTATGGAGATCAAATGTTGAGCTGTGGCGAAAATGATAAAATACTAGGTTAAAAAAGGATAAATATTTGTTTTATAATAACATCCGTATTTCTTTAATAAGAATAATTCAATATTTAGTATAAACAAAATCTATGGTTAATGTGCTATTGTTTAAAAATTTTAATGTTTATTTGTGTCTGTTTTAATCACCTAATTAATTAAAAAATTAAATAATGGAAGTCTTATTAGATAATGTAATACCAGAGAATAACCCTCGAACTTTTACAACAAATGCTTCAGAACACAAGGATTTAATTAAAATAAAACAGGCTATAATGGCATTGGAAGGCGTAGAATCTGTAGAGTTTACGGATGTTGTTTTTCCAAAACAATTTATCGTATCGGTCTCCGAAATGATTGAAGTGAGATTTGTTGAAGAAGCCGTAAATGATTTGGGTTTTAATGCATTACCAAAAGAGTTTTTATCTTTCTAAATATAAAGAAAAGCTAGTAAAATTATTTACTAGCTTTTTTTTATAGGTGCTTGTAATGTTTATTTTAGACCGTAAAGTGTGACATCTGCAGTACCATTTAGGATTCCTTTAGTATCGTACCAAAATTCTATACTTCTTAATTTACGCTTGCCTCCAATTAGATCAATAATGCGACTTTCACCATTTTTAGGAATGGTAAAACGCGTTTCTACCTTTTGTGCAGTACCAGTTTCATAATTTACCACTAAACGGTGCATGTTTACTGGAGCGTCTTTGACTTTAAATTTAATTTTTCTATAAGAATCAAATGGGCCAGGGATATTAATTTTGTCGTGGTCTCCGGTGTGTTTTGCATGTGTAGTCCCGAGTTTTACCCAGCTTACAGCAGCGGTTTTATTAATAGGCCTTGTTTTTATGTTGCGTTGAGCTATAATATATTGTATGCTACATAAGCAGATAGCAAACATTACAACTAGCGTTTTTGTGGTTAGTTTCATATGAGTATTATTAATTATTAGCATTTAAAGATACTTAAAAACTATAATAAAAATATAGTTGTAATAAAATGTAATACTGAGTTTACTTTTATATAATTTTTTTTATAACTCGAAGTTTATGGGTGTGCATATTTCTATCTACATTATAAATTCCAGAATGATCTAGTCTGTCTATGCGTACTTTACCATGAGCATGTATAATATAATTGTCATTCATAATAAGGCCTACGTGAACAATTTTGCCTTCATTATTATCAAAAAATGCAAGATCTCCGGCTTCACTTTCTTCAATAAAACTAAGGGCTTCACCTTGGGTAGCTTGTTCAGAAGCGTCTCTGAAAATTTTGTAGCCATTTAATTTATATACCATTTGCGTTAAGCCCGAACAATCTATACCAAAAGGTGTTTTACCGCCCCATAAATATGGTGCATTTAAATACATAAAAGCCGTATGTATAAGATTAGATTTGGGTAAAACAGCTTCAGAAGTGGTGCCATCGTGTGTGTGATGAAGCACGTCTAAACTATTCAATGTTGCGCCTAAAGGTATAGGATAAAGCTGATTATTGGCATCGTTAACAAATTCAACCAAATCGGTCGCAATTTTAGGTGATTCAGAATCCAGTCTATTATAAATCGCTTCAGGGATTTCTACATATTGTTTGGTATCAATCCAGCCTTCATAAGCATCGAAAGCTAATCTTATTCTACACCAGTTTTTTCGTTGTTCTAACACTTTAAAATGTTCGCCATAAAGTACCTGAGACACAAGCTCGGAAGCATCAGAAGGTTCTATTCTTAAAGGTACAATGCTTAAATTACAAACGCCGTATTGCATTAATTAACTATTGGATTTTGGTCTAAATATAGAATTTAATGAGTTTTTAAAAAATAATATTGACATTTAAAGTCGTTCTAAAATCATTGCCGAAGCACCACCACCGCCATTACAAATTGCAGCAGCACCAATTTTAGCTTGATTTTGTTCTAGAATATTTAAGAGTGAGATTACAATACGGACACCAGAACACCCTAGTGGATGCCCTAGTGATATGGCACCTCCGTTTACATTTATATTAGTAGCCGTTAAACCTAAGAGTTTCATGTTGGCTAAAGCCACGACAGCAAAAGCTTCATTCAATTCAAAATAATCTATATCTTCAAGTTTTAAGTCTGCTTTATTCAACGTTTTCTGTAAAGCCTTAGCAGGAGAGGTGGTAAACCATTCAGGGGCTTGTGATGCATCTGCATAACTTCTAATTCTCGCTAAGGGATGTAATCCTAAGGTGTCGGCTTTGTCTTTACTCATCATAATAACTGCGCCTGCACCATCGTTTATAGTGGATGCATTTGCAGCAGTTACAGTGCCATCTTTAGAAAATACAGGACGTAAAGTTGGAATTTTATCAATTTTTACATTTGTAAATTCTTCGTCCTTATCAATAATGAGAGGTGTACCATGACGTTGCGGTATCTCTACAGGAACAACCTCGTTATTAAATTTTCCGGCAGCCCATGCTGCTGCAGATCGGGTATAGGATTGTATGGCATACGCATCTTGATCTTCACGAGAAAGGTTGTATTTAGCAGCACAAACATCTGCACAAGCCCCCATCGTATTCGCATTATATGCATCTATTAAACCGTCTTTTTGTAGACCGTCTAAAACAGTTAGAGGACCAAATTTTGTGCCTGTTCTTGAATATACATAATGAGGAATAAGACTCATATTTTCCATACCTCCAGCAACAACCACATCAGCATCACCTAAGGCAATAGATTGAGCAGCAAGTGTCAAGGCTTTCATGCCTGAAGCACACACTTTATTTACAGTGGTGCAAGGCACAGTATTAGGAATTCCTGCATAAATCGCAGCTTGCTTAGCAGGTGCTTGACCGGTTCCAGCTTGTACCACTTGCCCCATAAAAACTTCATCAACAAGATTATGAGCTAAATTAATTTTTTGTAGGGCGCCTTTTATAGCTACAGCCCCTAATTCTGGAGCAGGAATTGTAGAAAGTGTACCTAAAAAACGTCCTATAGGAGTTCTAGCAGCGGAAACGATGACAACTTCTTTACTCATAAACAATGTTTTTAGGTTTAATTGTTGCGAAATTAATGAAATTAATAGGAAATAGGAAGGATTCCTGCTTTAGAAACCTGTTAAAACGCTTTAATTTATTACATTTGATATACCTTAATGACTTACATGAAAGACTTTGTAAATACCTTATACAGGAATCATACCTTGTTATATAAAGTATTGCTTTTTATATGCACGACTTTTTTAATCGTGTATTTATTTCCAAAAAGCGGACGGTTTAAATACGACTTTGAGAAAGGTAAACCATGGCAATCGGAAAATTTATATGCCCCTTTTAATTTTGCAATAAAAAAGAGTCCTGAAGAAATATCTGAAGAAAAGCGAATCATTACCACAAATGCGATTCGCTATTTTGATATTGATAGTGGTATTAAAGAACAAGTCTTTAAAGATTATAAAAACACGTTTAATTTAACCATACCCGATACCATACCTGCTCGAGATGCAAAAGCCTTATATCGAGAAGGGACTAAAATTTTAAATCAGTTCTATAATTTTGGTGTATTACACGAAGATTATAGTTTTAATGGCAATACCACTGTAATCCTTTTAGATAATCGAGTTGAAAAAGTTAATGCTGAATACTCAAATCTCGTAAAGCAAGAGAATATAAAACCCTTGCTTATAAAAACAGTTACAGATCATGATTTGAAACGTTATGAGCGACTGTTTTTAGCTCTCTTTTATGATGTAATACAGCCAAATTTAACCTATAATAAAGAGTTTACAGAACGAGCTCTAGAAGAGGCTTTAAGTAAAATTTCGTATACTCGAGGGAGTGTAGAAAAAGAAACCCTTTTAATTTCTAAGGGAGAAGTTGTAGAGGGAGATAAATTTCAGATTTTAAAATCTTTAGAATCGGAATACGAATCTCAGGTGTGGAGCGCCTCTAATTACAATTGGATAGTGTTTGCCTATACGCTTTTAGTATCGCTTGCTCTGTTAATGCTATTGCTGTTTTTAAGAAAATACAGACGCGATGTTTTTGCTAATAATAATAAAGTAACCTTTATATTTTTTAATGTGTTATTTATGGTGTTTATAACGTCTATGGTTGTAAACTATAATGCCCATTACATTTATGTGGTACCGATTTGTATGCTGCCATTGGTGTTAAAAGCTTTTTTTGATTCGAGACTAGGATTGTTTACTCATGTGGTTACAATGTTGCTTTTAGGATCTATAGTGCCGAATAGTTACGAGTATATGTTTTTGCAAATTATTGCGGGTATTGTAACCATATTAACGGTTTCCGAGCTCTATAAACGAGCCAATTTATTTATATCTATTGGCCAAATTACTCTAATTTATATTGTAGCCTATTTTGCGTTTTTCGTCATTCATGAAGGTAGCGTAGACAACCTAAAGTGGGAAACGTTTTTAATGTTTATTTTATGTGGATTGGCAACACTGTTTGTACAGCCATTAATTTACGTTTACGAAAAAATGTTTGGATTAGTATCTGATGTATCTCTATTAGAACTTACTGATACAAATAGTAAATTATTAAAAGAGTTAGCAGAAAAAGCACCAGGAACTTTTCACCATTCTTTAAATGTAGCCAATTTAGCCGAAGCTTGTGCAAATGAAATTGGTGCCAATAGTATGCTCATGCGTGTTGGTGCACTATATCATGATATTGGTAAAATGAAAAATCCAACCTACTTTACAGAAAACCAATCTACAGGAATTAACCCTCATGATGAATTGGCGCCAAAAGAAAGTGCTAAAATTATTGTAGACCACGTGTTAAACGGTATTGAAATTGGAAAGAAAAATAATTTACCCGATCGGGTTATTGATTTTATACGTACACATCACGGTACAAGTGTGGTTTATTATTTTTATATGATGGAAAAAAAATCGCAACCCGATGATGTTGAGATAGATGATTTTAGATATTTAGGACCGAAACCATTTAGTAAAGAAACAGCAATTTTAATGATGTGTGATAGCGTTGAAGCGGCTTCTAAAAGTTTAAAAGAACCTACATCTACAAAAATTGATGCTTTTGTAGAATCTATTATAAATAAGCAGATGGAAGAGGGACAATTTTTAAATTCTAATATTACCTTTAAAGATATTCAATCTATAAAAAAAGTGCTAAAGCTCAAGTTAGCAAACATTTACCATTTAAGAATTGAGTATCCAGAATAATTTTTAAAAAAAAGACAAAAAAAAGGTTGGATATTTAATAACAAAGCTTAAATTTGCAACCGCAAAAATAATGAAAGTTCATTGTTTTTAGGAGAGGTGCCAGAGTGGTAATGGAGCAGATTGCTAATCTGTCGACGGGTAACTGTCGCCAGGGTTCGAGTCCCTGTCTCTCCGCAGAAGTCTTTAAATGTAAATATCGGGAATTTAAAGATAAACATACACTTCGGGGTGTAGCGTAGCCCGGTTATCGCGCCGCGTTTGGGACGCGGAGGTCGCAGGTTCGAATCCTGCCACCCCGACTATTTTAAAGTACAATTAGTGTCAAAACCTTGGTAATCTTCAGATTACCAAGGTTTTGACGTTTATGTCCATTCATATTAATTGAATTGATTTAATTAAAAATGTGACTTATTCGGTTACCAATATAAAAAACGTCAAAAAAGGTAACCGAGATTTTTGATTTGACTTTTGTTTTTAATGTTCAATTTTTAAAACAAAAGTGTATGAAAACCACACAAACTTTCAGTATTCTGCTTTAGTTAAAGCAATCTATGACCAAAAACGGAAAAGCGTCTCTTTACGCTCATATTACAGGTAATGGTAAATGCGCAGAACTTTCCTTAAAACGAAAAGTAAATATCTCGTTATTGGGATTCGAACAAAAGCCGTATAAAAGGCTTGAATGAGGAATCTAGATTACTCAATGATTATTTAAAGCAAGTTAGTGCAGAACTTTTTAAGATATTTCACATGACCTTACTATATAATATTTTTTAATCTTTTAAAAATGAAATCAATTTATTTCATAATCCTATTTTTTTCTATTCATCCAATATTATATGCTCAATTTGAAATTACTGGCACAATATCATCTGACAGTATTAAACTAGAGAGTGTTAATATAGCTGTTTTAAACTCAAATAGAGGAACAATAACTAATTCCAAAGGACAATTTAAGCTTAATAATGTAAGCACTACAGACACAATTCGTTTTTCAATGATGGGTTACCAAACTCTAGATACTCTATTTTATAAAGGTGTGGGAGATGCTAAAATCAAATTAAAGCAATCAATTATTGAGATTTCAGAAATTGAAATAACTACACCCAATTATGTATCAGACATATTAAAAAATGTACTTGTAAATTTGGAAAATAATTACCCTGTAAATTCAAGTATTATTAATGCCATTTTTCGCAAGCAAATTGTTCAAAATGGAGATTACTTATTTTTAGGAAATTCTCAAATTTCAATATTCTGTCCTTCTTATCTCTCAAACGAAAAGAAGAACGTTTATTTAAACACTATTAAACTGACAAAAAACGAATTAGTCAATATAAATATGGATATACCTCCATCCTCGCTTCTTGATTTTTCGCCAAAATTTGGATTTATTACATCTCCAGAATATTTTGATTTCACTTTTCTAAAATCAATCAAATGGAATAATGCAGTATTTTTAAAAATAGCATTTAAAACAAAACAAAAGTACTGGGATGACTCTCCTTTTGAAGGTGTCCTGACAATTGAAAAATCATCATATGCTATCTCTGAAATTGAATGGACCACCCATAAAAAAGATGAAACAAAAAAAGGATATAATAGAGAAATGGGTATATATAAAGGAACTTTCGTAACCAATCAATTAAAGAATCACATTAGTTATACCAAAAAAAATGATAATAAATGGCATTTTAGCTACAATCGCATTATTTGGGATGTTACTATTAAGTATAAAAAATATCCTGATGAAAATCAAAATCTTATACTAAAATCCGATTTATATGTACAAGAAAATGATCTACTTTCAAGCATAAAAAATCTCGAATCAATTAATATAAATGT is a window of Formosa sediminum DNA encoding:
- a CDS encoding heavy metal translocating P-type ATPase gives rise to the protein MKHIYNISGMTCNGCRGHVETILSNVEGVTKAEVNLERAEAILTMKTHIPLETFQQALEADGGRYGIDQSPRTPTNEMETDGDATSYCASTTAHAKTQTTTYQVHGMTCNGCRAHVETILNQVEGVKHAAVDLETSEATITAENPIPIETFQHALKADGDTYTLHPLGTPKAKLPTKKAKATGAGTYYCPMHCEGDKTYDTPGDCPVCGMDLVKEQTASPTKTQYTCPMHPEVVHDTPGDCPICGMDLVPMAPEPSAEEHTYNTLVNKLKIATVFTIPIFIITMSDMLPNNPLYQILPLKMWNWVQFALSIPVVFYATWMFFERAFRSVKTGHLNMFTLIGIGAGIAWLFSVFGLLFPAVIPTQFKTDSGTVHVYFEAATVILTLVLMGQVLEARAHSKTNDAIKALLNLAPNEATRVVDGKDEVVAIDIIQEGDLLRVKPGGKIPVDGHVQEGVSTVDESMITGEPVPVTKQQGDAVSAGTINGKQSFLMRAEKVGNDTLLSQIIELVNTASRSQAPIQKLADKISGYFVPVVVGIAVLTFILWAVFGPEPRYAYAFVNAIAVLIIACPCALGLATPMSVMVGIGKGAQQGVLIKNAEALQRLHAVNTLIIDKTGTITEGKPSVEAVQSVSESLDETTILQYIASLNTHSEHPLAEATLAYAQSKSVTLRPVTDFNAISGQGVTGIIDNTFMALGNAKLMETTNATVPTALETTVTKAQKQGKTVSYLAVNGAAVGCVIITDKIKFTSKQTLKTLQDSGIDVLMLTGDNEDTARAVAEELGLAHYKGSMLPQDKLAEVERLQAEGNIVAMAGDGVNDAPALAKSNVGIAMGTGTDVAIESAEITLVKGDLHGILKARHLSTAVMKNIKQNLFFALVYNSVGVPIAAGILYPIFGLLLSPMIAALAMSFSSVSVIANALRLRTTNIN
- a CDS encoding DUF305 domain-containing protein produces the protein MEQLKTYFKENTYSRFFLMLGASFICMYVTMYLNTYAIAHVYFSLTRFYMTCLGISTMAIIMLLFMLNMYKNKAKNSAIIIGSIVLFMTALTLVRMQKPLVGDLLWLRAMIPHHSIAILTSERADIQDPEVKQLAEDIIETQRKEIETMKLMIKRLEQQQND
- a CDS encoding efflux RND transporter periplasmic adaptor subunit; this encodes MTKNFLYLGLALVVGIGLGYLFFSQSSATDSEVSHEHNQDHLLGAEQQWTCAMHPQIVRTEPGDCPICGMSLIPLQLESDRISPQQFQLTAHAAALANIETTTVGETWSGAAQLQLSGTIAVNEDEVFVQPAHFNGRIEKLYVTSVGQHITKGQLVAKIYSPALISAQQELITAYKLRASQPDLYLAVRKKFKNWMIHDTQLQEIEHSGRVINPFNIYAHVSGTVSEITVKEGDHIMDGNAIFKVANLKTVWAEFDAYENQLRDVSVGQDVTIATKAYPNQTHTSKIAFIDPILNANTRTVAVRVVLNNTDQKFKPGMFVSGIISRAQQEPSELLSIPASAVLWTGKRSVVYLKMRNDTPVFEMREIELGAKVGENYDVLNGLHRGDVVVTHGTFTVDAAAQLQGKPSMMNKQMDLKSDSITVIDTKIHTVQSFDAVPIAFQKELETFLYSYINLKDKLVASDLELATKQAKQLWEQLQAIEATALSAHPKMQETWLTLSHQMKNDMVDIQNVKALSELRSQFSVLSLDLKQLIETFGISVQVYVQYCPMANKNRGGYWLSLSEDILNPYYGDQMLSCGENDKILG
- a CDS encoding heavy-metal-associated domain-containing protein; this translates as MEVLLDNVIPENNPRTFTTNASEHKDLIKIKQAIMALEGVESVEFTDVVFPKQFIVSVSEMIEVRFVEEAVNDLGFNALPKEFLSF
- a CDS encoding C40 family peptidase — encoded protein: MQYGVCNLSIVPLRIEPSDASELVSQVLYGEHFKVLEQRKNWCRIRLAFDAYEGWIDTKQYVEIPEAIYNRLDSESPKIATDLVEFVNDANNQLYPIPLGATLNSLDVLHHTHDGTTSEAVLPKSNLIHTAFMYLNAPYLWGGKTPFGIDCSGLTQMVYKLNGYKIFRDASEQATQGEALSFIEESEAGDLAFFDNNEGKIVHVGLIMNDNYIIHAHGKVRIDRLDHSGIYNVDRNMHTHKLRVIKKII
- a CDS encoding acetyl-CoA C-acyltransferase, with the translated sequence MSKEVVIVSAARTPIGRFLGTLSTIPAPELGAVAIKGALQKINLAHNLVDEVFMGQVVQAGTGQAPAKQAAIYAGIPNTVPCTTVNKVCASGMKALTLAAQSIALGDADVVVAGGMENMSLIPHYVYSRTGTKFGPLTVLDGLQKDGLIDAYNANTMGACADVCAAKYNLSREDQDAYAIQSYTRSAAAWAAGKFNNEVVPVEIPQRHGTPLIIDKDEEFTNVKIDKIPTLRPVFSKDGTVTAANASTINDGAGAVIMMSKDKADTLGLHPLARIRSYADASQAPEWFTTSPAKALQKTLNKADLKLEDIDYFELNEAFAVVALANMKLLGLTATNINVNGGAISLGHPLGCSGVRIVISLLNILEQNQAKIGAAAICNGGGGASAMILERL
- a CDS encoding HD family phosphohydrolase, which translates into the protein MKDFVNTLYRNHTLLYKVLLFICTTFLIVYLFPKSGRFKYDFEKGKPWQSENLYAPFNFAIKKSPEEISEEKRIITTNAIRYFDIDSGIKEQVFKDYKNTFNLTIPDTIPARDAKALYREGTKILNQFYNFGVLHEDYSFNGNTTVILLDNRVEKVNAEYSNLVKQENIKPLLIKTVTDHDLKRYERLFLALFYDVIQPNLTYNKEFTERALEEALSKISYTRGSVEKETLLISKGEVVEGDKFQILKSLESEYESQVWSASNYNWIVFAYTLLVSLALLMLLLFLRKYRRDVFANNNKVTFIFFNVLFMVFITSMVVNYNAHYIYVVPICMLPLVLKAFFDSRLGLFTHVVTMLLLGSIVPNSYEYMFLQIIAGIVTILTVSELYKRANLFISIGQITLIYIVAYFAFFVIHEGSVDNLKWETFLMFILCGLATLFVQPLIYVYEKMFGLVSDVSLLELTDTNSKLLKELAEKAPGTFHHSLNVANLAEACANEIGANSMLMRVGALYHDIGKMKNPTYFTENQSTGINPHDELAPKESAKIIVDHVLNGIEIGKKNNLPDRVIDFIRTHHGTSVVYYFYMMEKKSQPDDVEIDDFRYLGPKPFSKETAILMMCDSVEAASKSLKEPTSTKIDAFVESIINKQMEEGQFLNSNITFKDIQSIKKVLKLKLANIYHLRIEYPE
- a CDS encoding carboxypeptidase-like regulatory domain-containing protein, which produces MKSIYFIILFFSIHPILYAQFEITGTISSDSIKLESVNIAVLNSNRGTITNSKGQFKLNNVSTTDTIRFSMMGYQTLDTLFYKGVGDAKIKLKQSIIEISEIEITTPNYVSDILKNVLVNLENNYPVNSSIINAIFRKQIVQNGDYLFLGNSQISIFCPSYLSNEKKNVYLNTIKLTKNELVNINMDIPPSSLLDFSPKFGFITSPEYFDFTFLKSIKWNNAVFLKIAFKTKQKYWDDSPFEGVLTIEKSSYAISEIEWTTHKKDETKKGYNREMGIYKGTFVTNQLKNHISYTKKNDNKWHFSYNRIIWDVTIKYKKYPDENQNLILKSDLYVQENDLLSSIKNLESININVDLFNKQKSLNYSEWDDLNPILPDFK